A portion of the Acidobacteriota bacterium genome contains these proteins:
- a CDS encoding glycosyltransferase: protein LEAAACGVPIVTTRVGNMPEFVEEGVSGLFIDRDPDSLAERLAFLRDAPALRAALGRGARRAAERWDWRRRAEHYAAMFESLLAAGGKRDRDDRREGPSFRSAADLYLASADRMDAVERNLAELARRPPPRGGRYATVIGGLSGLNYLLRLAPKEVVFFDVNTAALAYARLIVELIGLSADHRDFTGRVFGRSVERFLAETGERELSLGNQRRYLARPAEAALVDDTRQRLSPAARETFDATLAAFLPGRTVDGARNCRRLLPCWPAAQRVPVGGGLAEGDDEWGRSIPNTNTLFYGHGWLASAEAFRTVKRALAAAEVRFAPFDVFDGDLDQLSGGPSTAPDPLAIHVSNIDDWFPDRFAATVRRWREDCLREQRPLTVITAVNGVQRLDADPHAWALAALRPYVFGKVVEVTLRVPWGFHELERVNVTAERYAAAPVPAETTILHILAGEGGPRDLLARCYRQALAHGSRVLVLEHDPASDDWDDDARARMLDRSALLELVRNEVAAGRRGRLTAVRAVRGERDGRRNVLLVVDSVPVPEGAAAGTARAAAAGLPASESG, encoded by the coding sequence GCCTCGAGGCGGCCGCCTGTGGCGTTCCGATCGTGACCACGCGGGTCGGGAACATGCCCGAGTTCGTCGAGGAGGGCGTCTCGGGGCTTTTCATCGATCGCGACCCGGACTCGCTCGCCGAGCGGCTGGCATTCCTGCGCGATGCACCTGCGCTTCGCGCCGCGCTGGGCCGGGGCGCTCGTCGCGCCGCCGAGCGGTGGGACTGGCGCCGGCGGGCGGAGCACTACGCGGCGATGTTCGAATCGCTGCTGGCGGCGGGCGGAAAGCGCGACCGGGACGACCGGCGGGAGGGCCCGTCGTTCCGGTCGGCGGCCGACCTCTATCTCGCCAGCGCCGATCGGATGGACGCGGTCGAGCGGAATCTGGCCGAGCTGGCGCGGCGGCCGCCCCCGCGCGGCGGCCGCTATGCGACCGTCATCGGCGGCCTCTCCGGCCTGAACTACCTGCTCCGCCTCGCGCCCAAGGAGGTCGTCTTCTTCGACGTCAACACCGCCGCCCTCGCCTACGCGCGGCTGATCGTCGAGCTGATCGGCCTCAGCGCCGATCACCGTGATTTCACCGGGCGCGTTTTCGGGCGATCGGTCGAGCGCTTCCTCGCCGAGACCGGCGAGCGGGAGCTGTCCCTCGGCAACCAGCGGCGCTACCTCGCGCGCCCGGCCGAGGCGGCCCTGGTGGACGATACGCGGCAGCGCCTGTCGCCGGCGGCGCGGGAGACGTTCGACGCGACGCTGGCGGCGTTCTTGCCGGGGCGCACGGTGGACGGCGCGCGCAACTGCCGCCGGCTGCTGCCGTGCTGGCCGGCGGCGCAGCGCGTCCCCGTCGGGGGCGGCCTCGCCGAAGGGGACGACGAGTGGGGCCGCAGCATCCCGAACACGAACACGCTGTTCTACGGGCACGGCTGGCTCGCTTCGGCGGAGGCCTTCCGGACCGTGAAGCGGGCGCTCGCCGCGGCCGAGGTCCGGTTCGCTCCGTTCGATGTCTTCGACGGCGATCTCGACCAGCTCAGCGGCGGGCCGTCGACCGCCCCCGACCCGCTGGCGATCCACGTGTCGAACATCGACGACTGGTTCCCCGACCGCTTCGCGGCCACGGTCCGGCGATGGCGGGAAGACTGCCTGCGGGAGCAGCGCCCCCTCACCGTGATCACCGCCGTCAATGGCGTGCAGCGGCTGGACGCCGATCCCCACGCCTGGGCCCTCGCCGCATTGCGCCCGTACGTGTTCGGGAAGGTGGTGGAGGTGACGCTGCGGGTCCCGTGGGGCTTTCACGAGCTCGAACGCGTGAACGTCACGGCCGAGCGCTATGCAGCCGCCCCCGTGCCCGCCGAGACGACCATCCTCCACATCCTCGCGGGCGAGGGCGGGCCGCGGGATCTGCTCGCCCGCTGCTACCGGCAGGCCCTGGCGCACGGGTCGCGCGTGCTGGTCCTCGAGCACGATCCCGCATCCGACGATTGGGACGACGACGCCCGGGCCCGGATGCTCGACCGGTCGGCGCTGCTCGAACTCGTCCGGAACGAGGTCGCCGCGGGACGCCGGGGTCGGCTGACCGCCGTGCGCGCCGTCCGGGGAGAGCGGGACGGCCGCCGGAACGTGCTGCTCGTCGTCGACTCGGTGCCGGTGCCGGAGGGGGCCGCCGCCGGAACCGCCCGGGCCGCGGCCGCCGGGCTCCCGGCCTCCGAGAGCGGCTGA